One Streptomyces coeruleorubidus DNA segment encodes these proteins:
- a CDS encoding TAXI family TRAP transporter solute-binding subunit has translation MSKMFPPIGRRRALQGGAASLVVLGLLLWWLRPWTEEPPGGTIRFSTGTQAGVYHEYGELLRTEIDKDMPDLKVRLLTSAGSQENVAAVATGKADFAIAAADAVATYKLDNSTGADRLRGVARLYDDYAQLVVPPDSDIRSVADLRGKRVAIGLPNSGVRLIANGVLKAAGIDPEKDIKPSSDGIDTGPKRLGHGLDAFFWSGGLPTDGLSRLAKKSASAFRFVPIDARLVAKLHDQGGATRYYRATKMPESAYPTVQRGDPVPTLAVSNLLVTRNDMDPRLTEWLTRTVIDSRDGIGATVHSAQLVDVRTAIYTDPLKLHEGAGRYYRSVKP, from the coding sequence ATGTCCAAGATGTTCCCGCCCATCGGCAGGCGCCGGGCCCTTCAGGGCGGCGCCGCCTCGCTCGTGGTCCTCGGGCTGCTGCTGTGGTGGCTGCGCCCCTGGACCGAGGAACCTCCGGGCGGGACGATCAGGTTCAGCACGGGCACGCAGGCGGGGGTCTACCACGAGTACGGCGAACTCCTGCGCACCGAGATCGACAAGGACATGCCCGATCTGAAGGTGCGGTTGCTGACCAGTGCCGGTTCGCAGGAGAACGTCGCGGCCGTGGCGACGGGCAAGGCCGACTTCGCGATCGCCGCGGCCGACGCGGTCGCCACGTACAAGCTCGACAACAGCACGGGCGCCGACCGGCTGCGCGGTGTCGCGCGCCTGTACGACGACTACGCCCAGCTCGTCGTGCCACCGGACTCGGACATCCGCTCCGTCGCGGACCTGCGGGGCAAGCGCGTGGCCATAGGGCTGCCGAACTCCGGCGTACGGCTGATCGCGAACGGCGTGCTCAAGGCGGCCGGGATCGACCCGGAGAAGGACATCAAGCCGTCGTCGGACGGCATCGACACCGGACCCAAACGGCTGGGACACGGCCTCGACGCGTTCTTCTGGTCGGGCGGACTGCCCACGGACGGGCTCAGCCGGCTGGCCAAGAAGTCGGCGTCGGCCTTCCGCTTCGTGCCGATCGACGCCCGCCTCGTGGCCAAGCTGCACGACCAGGGTGGTGCCACGCGCTACTACCGCGCCACCAAGATGCCTGAATCGGCCTACCCCACCGTCCAGCGCGGCGACCCGGTCCCCACCCTGGCGGTGTCCAACCTCCTGGTCACGCGCAACGACATGGACCCCCGGCTCACCGAGTGGCTGACCCGTACGGTGATCGACAGCCGGGACGGCATCGGCGCGACCGTCCACTCCGCCCAGCTGGTCGACGTCCGCACGGCCATCTACACGGACCCGCTCAAGCTGCACGAGGGGGCCGGACGCTACTACCGGTCGGTCAAGCCATAG
- a CDS encoding sensor histidine kinase, whose amino-acid sequence MRTRLLPLLIVLMAAVLLALGIPLAVSLAGAQQQKVVVDRIDDTARFAALAQFVTDSPTGTASAFENERLATLSSELDSYYKVYGIRAGVFYRSGSAMAHAPAGWSLPEEGEVRDAFDEALLSRRSHDPRQVWPWQRGNLVVASPVIRDGDVVAVVVTDSPTGQLRSRTLHGWLVIGAGESAAMLLAVGAALRLTGWVLKPVRVLDATTHDIATGRLKSRVAAAGGPPELRRLARSFNEMADNVEDVLEQQRAFVADASHQLRNPLAALLLRIELLSFELPEGNKEIASVQSEGKRLAQVLDDLLDLALAEHTEADLKITDIGELAAERVAAWSPTAEAKGVRLVGDCPPTTAWADPVALSSALDGVIDNALKFTPEGRTVEVTVASNGDTSTVVVTDEGPGLTDEELARIGDRFWRSSRHQNIKGSGLGLSISRALLAAGGGSIAYGHHEPHGLKVMVAVPRGGPA is encoded by the coding sequence GTGCGCACTCGTCTGCTCCCGCTGCTGATCGTCCTGATGGCGGCCGTGCTGCTCGCGCTCGGCATCCCGCTGGCCGTCAGCCTGGCCGGTGCCCAGCAGCAGAAGGTCGTCGTCGACCGGATCGACGACACGGCACGCTTCGCGGCTCTCGCCCAGTTCGTCACCGACTCGCCCACCGGGACCGCCAGCGCGTTCGAGAACGAGCGCCTGGCCACGCTCAGCAGTGAACTCGACAGCTACTACAAGGTCTACGGCATCCGGGCCGGTGTCTTCTACCGCAGCGGCAGTGCCATGGCTCATGCACCGGCCGGGTGGTCCCTGCCGGAGGAGGGCGAGGTGCGGGACGCATTCGACGAGGCGTTGCTCAGCCGCCGCAGCCATGACCCGCGGCAGGTGTGGCCCTGGCAGCGGGGCAACCTCGTGGTCGCCTCGCCGGTCATCCGCGACGGTGACGTCGTCGCGGTCGTCGTCACCGACTCGCCCACCGGGCAGTTGCGCTCGCGCACGTTGCACGGCTGGCTGGTCATCGGCGCGGGTGAGTCCGCCGCGATGCTGCTGGCCGTCGGAGCGGCCCTGCGGCTGACCGGCTGGGTGCTCAAGCCCGTACGGGTGCTGGACGCCACCACCCACGACATCGCCACGGGTCGGCTGAAGTCCCGGGTCGCCGCCGCCGGCGGTCCGCCGGAACTCAGGCGTCTGGCCCGGTCGTTCAACGAGATGGCGGACAACGTCGAGGACGTGCTTGAACAACAACGCGCCTTCGTCGCCGATGCCTCGCACCAGCTGCGCAACCCACTCGCGGCGCTGCTGCTGCGCATCGAGCTGCTCTCCTTCGAGCTGCCCGAGGGCAACAAGGAGATCGCCTCGGTCCAGTCCGAGGGCAAGCGCCTGGCGCAGGTCCTGGACGATCTGCTCGACCTGGCGCTGGCGGAGCACACCGAGGCCGATCTGAAGATCACCGACATCGGCGAGCTCGCCGCCGAACGGGTCGCGGCCTGGTCGCCGACCGCCGAGGCCAAGGGCGTACGCCTGGTGGGCGACTGCCCGCCGACGACCGCGTGGGCCGACCCGGTGGCGCTGTCCAGCGCGCTGGACGGAGTGATCGACAACGCGTTGAAGTTCACGCCCGAGGGCCGGACCGTCGAGGTGACCGTCGCCTCCAACGGCGACACCTCCACCGTCGTCGTCACCGACGAGGGCCCCGGCCTCACCGACGAGGAACTGGCCCGCATCGGCGACCGCTTCTGGCGCAGCAGCCGCCACCAGAACATCAAGGGCTCGGGCCTCGGGCTGTCCATCTCGCGGGCGCTGCTCGCGGCGGGCGGCGGTTCGATCGCGTACGGCCATCACGAGCCGCATGGGCTGAAGGTGATGGTGGCGGTGCCCAGGGGCGGACCGGCGTAG
- a CDS encoding response regulator transcription factor, whose protein sequence is MRLLLVEDDNHVAAALSAVLARHGFDVTHARSGEEALQALVPEVDGFGVVLLDLGLPDQDGYEVCGKIRKRTSTPVIMVTARSDVRSRIHGLNLGADDYVVKPYDTGELLARIHAVSRRTSHEDTSSGIETELRLGPVHIELPTRRVSVDGTVIQLTRKEFDLLALLAQRPGVVFRREQIISEVWRTSWEGTGRTLEVHVASLRAKLRMPALIETVRGVGYRLVAPAG, encoded by the coding sequence GTGAGACTGCTGCTCGTCGAGGACGACAACCACGTCGCCGCCGCTCTGTCGGCGGTCCTGGCACGGCACGGATTCGACGTCACGCACGCGCGCAGCGGCGAGGAGGCCCTTCAGGCACTGGTGCCCGAGGTCGACGGCTTCGGCGTCGTCCTGCTCGACCTGGGCCTGCCCGACCAGGACGGTTACGAGGTCTGCGGCAAGATCCGCAAGCGCACCAGCACGCCGGTGATCATGGTCACCGCGCGCTCCGACGTGCGCTCCCGCATCCACGGCCTCAATCTCGGCGCCGATGACTACGTGGTGAAGCCGTACGACACCGGGGAACTGCTCGCCCGCATCCACGCCGTGAGCCGGCGCACCTCCCACGAGGACACCTCCAGCGGCATCGAGACGGAGCTGCGCCTCGGCCCGGTGCACATCGAGCTGCCCACGCGCCGGGTCAGCGTGGACGGAACCGTGATCCAGCTGACCCGCAAGGAGTTCGACCTGCTGGCCCTGCTCGCACAGCGGCCCGGGGTGGTCTTCCGCCGGGAGCAGATCATCAGCGAGGTGTGGCGGACCAGTTGGGAGGGGACCGGGCGCACCCTGGAGGTGCACGTCGCGTCCCTGCGCGCCAAGCTGCGCATGCCGGCCCTCATCGAGACCGTACGCGGAGTCGGCTACCGGCTCGTCGCGCCTGCCGGGTAG